The proteins below come from a single Chitinophaga pinensis DSM 2588 genomic window:
- a CDS encoding MarR family winged helix-turn-helix transcriptional regulator — translation MKIEQAINQRKFKDDYHKIVVNLLFTGNWLRDALGANLKEHGLLPQHYNALRIIKGRHPDPVSAGDIKDVMLDKASDVTRLLDKLEKLEYVQRRLCPHNRRKMDINITPQGLKLLSDVDVLMDTFYDDLADRITAAEAAVLSDLLDKVRG, via the coding sequence ATGAAGATTGAACAAGCTATTAATCAGCGGAAGTTCAAGGACGACTATCATAAGATCGTAGTAAACCTGTTGTTCACAGGTAACTGGCTACGTGACGCCCTTGGAGCCAACCTGAAAGAACACGGATTGTTGCCGCAGCACTACAATGCCCTGCGCATCATCAAGGGACGCCATCCGGACCCTGTGTCAGCCGGCGATATCAAAGACGTCATGCTTGATAAAGCAAGTGACGTAACCCGTTTGCTGGACAAACTCGAAAAACTTGAGTACGTACAGCGCCGCCTTTGCCCACATAACAGACGAAAAATGGACATCAATATCACGCCACAGGGACTGAAACTCCTATCCGACGTAGATGTATTGATGGATACTTTTTATGATGATCTGGCAGACAGGATCACAGCCGCTGAAGCTGCTGTACTCAGCGATCTGCTCGATAAAGTACGGGGATAA
- a CDS encoding YeeE/YedE family protein — MNILTTPWPWYVAGPLIGLTVPLLLLLGNRHFGISANLRHICAACLPNKIPFFSYDWKKESWNLFFAAGIMIGGYIAVTFLASPTPSVIALQLETELQGYGLSYTGSLLPADLFNWPALLTARGCILMVAGGFLVGFGTRYAGGCTSGHAIMGLSNLQWPSLVATCCFMAGGFIMANLILPFILQL, encoded by the coding sequence ATGAATATCTTAACTACGCCATGGCCATGGTATGTTGCAGGTCCGCTGATAGGGCTGACCGTCCCCCTCCTGCTATTGCTGGGCAACCGTCATTTCGGTATTTCAGCCAATCTACGGCATATCTGTGCGGCCTGTCTGCCAAATAAAATCCCTTTCTTTTCCTATGACTGGAAAAAAGAATCATGGAATCTGTTCTTTGCGGCCGGTATTATGATTGGTGGTTATATAGCTGTCACCTTTCTGGCCAGTCCTACGCCATCTGTTATTGCGCTGCAACTGGAAACCGAATTACAGGGCTATGGCCTTTCCTACACTGGTTCCCTCCTGCCGGCAGACCTCTTTAACTGGCCGGCACTGCTGACGGCAAGGGGATGCATCCTGATGGTTGCCGGCGGCTTCCTGGTAGGTTTTGGTACCCGCTATGCCGGCGGTTGTACCTCGGGTCACGCCATCATGGGCCTCTCTAATCTGCAATGGCCTTCACTAGTGGCTACCTGCTGCTTTATGGCAGGTGGTTTTATCATGGCCAATCTGATCCTTCCTTTTATCCTTCAACTGTAA